From Ptiloglossa arizonensis isolate GNS036 chromosome 14, iyPtiAriz1_principal, whole genome shotgun sequence, the proteins below share one genomic window:
- the Reck gene encoding reversion-inducing-cysteine-rich protein with kazal motifs, giving the protein MLFVGLLTTMFTVVVVVVVVANPFLDAAQEMSCCSLAAGSCRSVCSKISLVALGAEAEARENATQRLLEFCSLELTEFWGCANSTLNEIRKHGNWTGRGCCYLAQNPICRSTCAVSGSRRHLSESCRPSDEPEFFSCLERRAEAEHCCSNVSNDTCRSICRDLFYKPGKTSNLKMYSSKGCFHQVPKCLKSVAEVKHAEDPKQHLHCCNEATTPACLETCKKILHTATTEQEIMDALSEKCRPVLPQSPLWSCLLKSGSSKPARLPLDAGKLSCCTKATKPSCQNLCWRAFQADWEFAWVQLDAECLSSNLEGELRRCLEDAEDPCEMGCSGLSYCARFNDRSTTLFRTCSAAADEAAKWEADHWSRGGIVRGLGVPVRAAASCPPETLRAAACLLQLRPCEIRIHETRLCREDCLELMASCVDWSAITGPHTANTLCAKLSPGRSDAPCVSLRPFLEDPQDNESVIRLEEDIMTPCRSNPCAQGEVCELLPHGREVYRCVPGCSLGEMSKQMVPVGSWVQIPRFDQQGCLRICQCTLRGLVACKTLNCFKFNSCWVHDRFIAHKANFYLECNPCHCFEGEFTCSKRSCGESRVPSLPCDCPAHYVPVCGRLGFTFASGCLAKCADLSANEVEFGSCSSRDPCATSPCDSTEKCVRKTRVCLSRLHKPCRQYECVPLDCDPREEFSGPVCDRENRQHRSVCGMIRAGATIGYRGRCLEGCTLRGPVCGVNGEVYANECAAWAERTVVDYFGPCVAVGLIGDQAKPRCGDLVQCPRLKEPYCVGFTPPGACCPVCGGAAKLFYSKKQLDRIYYMMDEEVDKDSVTLEALLTALGRQIQVAQCALRGMMTPDRDIFVIVQPTSKRPSTLQLRACVTETEKLVTRILERSPRIAAEVPLGALTRAEIAHSYISSAITIGGCLARIFLGTVVHTLIT; this is encoded by the exons ATCTCTCTGGTCGCGCTGGGCGCAGAAGCGGAGGCAAGGGAGAACGCGACACAACGCCTGCTGGAGTTCTGTTCCCTCGAGCTG ACGGAATTCTGGGGCTGCGCCAACTCTACTCTAAACG AGATCAGGAAACATGGAAATTGGACCGGAAGGGGTTGCTGTTACCTGGCACAGAATCCAATATGTCGGTCCACGTGCGCGGTGTCGGGCTCGAGGAGACACCTGAGCGAATCGTGCCGACCCAGCGACGAGCCCGAGTTCTTCTCGTGTTTGGAGAGGCGCGCGGAGGCGGAGCACTGTTGCAGCAACGTGTCCAACGACACCTGCAGGTCCATATGCCGTGATCTGTTCTACAAACCTGGGAAAACCTCGAATCTGAAGATGTACAGTAGCAAGGGTTGCTTCCATCAGGTTCCGAAATGTTTAAAAAGCGTCGCCGAGGTGAAACACGCCGAGGACCCTAAACAAC ATCTCCATTGCTGTAACGAGGCTACCACCCCGGCGTGTTTGGAAACTTGCAAGAAGATCCTCCATACAGCGACCACCGAGCAGGAGATCATGGACGCTCTGTCGGAGAAGTGCAGACCGGTATTGCCTCAATCGCCGCTCTGGAGTTGTCTGTTGAAGTCCGGATCCTCGAAACCGGCGCGTCTGCCCCTGGACGCGGGCAAGTTGTCGTGTTGCACCAAAGCGACCAAACCCTCGTGTCAGAATCTGTGTTGGAGAGCGTTCCAGGCGGACTGGGAGTTTGCGTGGGTCCAATTGGACGCGGAATGTCTCTCCTCGAATTTGGAGGGTGAGCTGAGAAGGTGTCTCGAGGACGCGGAGGACCCCTGCGAGATGGGCTGCTCCGGATTGTCCTATTGCGCTCGATTCAACGACAGGTCGACGACGTTGTTCAG GACATGCTCGGCAGCTGCCGACGAGGCAGCCAAATGGGAGGCCGATCACTGGTCCAGAGGTGGAATCGTTCGAGGATTGGGTGTACCTGTTCGCGCGGCTGCTTCTTGTCCACCGGAGACGTTGCGCGCAGCTGCCTGTCTGTTGCAGCTAAGACCGTGCGAGATCAGGATTCACGAGACGAGACTCTGTCGAGAGGATTGTCTGGAGTTGATGGCCAGCTGCGTGGACTGGTCCGCCATCACGGGACCCCACACCGCGAACACGTTGTGCGCTAAACTGTCCCCAGGTAGATCGGACGCTCCCTGCGTGTCGTTGAGACCGTTTTTGGAGGATCCACAGGACAACGAGTCGGTGATTCGCCTCGAGGAGGACATCATGACACCCTGCAGGAGCAATCCGTGCGCACAGGGCGAGGTCTGCGAGCTGCTTCCCCACGGACGCGAGGTGTACCGTTGCGTACCGGGTTGTTCGCTGGGAGAGATGTCGAAACAGATGGTACCGGTCGGATCCTGGGTACAGATACCGCGATTCGATCAACAGGGTTGTCTAAGGATCTGCCAGTGCACGTTGCGCGGTCTGGTCGCGTGCAAGACGCTCAACTGCTTCAAGTTCAATTCCTGTTGGGTGCACGATCGTTTCATCGCTCACAAGGCGAACTTCTACCTGGAATGCAATCCGTGTCATTGTTTCGAGGGCGAGTTTACGTGTTCGAAGAGGAGCTGCGGTGAATCGAGGGTTCCCTCGTTGCCGTGTGACTGTCCGGCCCATTACGTGCCGGTCTGCGGACGATTGGGCTTCACTTTCGCTTCCGGTTGCCTGGCCAAGTGCGCGGATCTCTCCGCGAACGAGGTGGAGTTCGGTAGCTGCTCGTCCCGTGATCCGTGCGCCACGAGTCCTTGCGACAGTACGGAGAAGTGCGTCCGGAAGACGAGGGTCTGCTTGTCCAGGCTCCACAAGCCCTGTCGTCAATACGAATGCGTTCCATTGGACTGTGATCCACGTGAGGAGTTCAGCGGGCCGGTTTGCGACAGAGAGAATCGTCAGCATCGTTCCGTGTGCGGTATGATTCGCGCCGGGGCTACTATCGGCTACAGGGGACGTTGTTTGGAAGGATGTACCTTGCGAGGTCCTGTCTGCGGTGTGAACGGCGAGGTCTACGCGAACGAGTGCGCTGCATGGGCGGAGAGGACGGTCGTTGACTACTTTGGTCCTTGCGTAGCTGTTGGATTGATCGGCGATCAAGCCAAGCCTCGTTGCGGTGATCTGGTGCAATGTCCTCGATTGAAAGAACCGTACTGCGTCGGATTCACACCACCAGGTGCTTGTTGTCCGGTGTGCGGTGGCGCGGCGAAGCTGTTCTACTCCAAGAAACAG CTGGACAGAATATACTACATGATGGACGAGGAGGTGGACAAAGATTCGGTGACGTTGGAGGCGCTGCTGACCGCCCTGGGACGACAGATTCAGGTGGCACAGTGTGCCCTTAGAGGAATGATGACACCGGACCGTGACATATTCGTGATCGTTCAGCCAACGTCGAAGAGGCCCTCCACTTTGCAGTTACGTGCTTGCGTTACGGAGACTGAGAAGCTAGTTACCAGAATATTGGAAAGGAGCCCTAGAATCGCGGCCGAGGTGCCCTTGGGCGCGCTCACGAGAGCGGAAATTGCTCATAGTTACATATCCAGTGCCATCACGATCGGTGGATGTCTCGCAAGGATCTTCCTTGGTACCGTCGTCCATACTCTTATCACGTGA